Proteins encoded by one window of Thalassoroseus pseudoceratinae:
- the epmB gene encoding EF-P beta-lysylation protein EpmB encodes MISTPTTTPVNWQQEMSRAVREPADLIERLGLPPECTEPARRAAQLFPLRVPESYLRRMQQGNPSDPLLRQVLPLDAEFDEVPGYVSDPLEESDSHLAAGLLKKYSGRALMIVTGQCAIHCRYCFRRHYPYAEEPQGLTAWEPAIAAIEADTELREILLSGGDPLMLSDRKLHWLTDRLDAIPHLQRLRIHTRLPIVLPSRITAELISWLQNLRMTPFVVVHANHPQEIQADCADSLRTLVRSGIPVLNQSVLLQGVNDNVDALTELSERLTNLGVIPYYLHQTDHVAGTAHFAVDETKGLELIAEMRRRLPGYAVPTFVQELPGEMHKLPLSP; translated from the coding sequence ATGATTTCCACACCCACGACAACGCCCGTCAACTGGCAACAGGAAATGTCCCGCGCGGTCCGTGAACCGGCCGACCTTATTGAACGTCTGGGACTGCCACCAGAATGCACTGAACCCGCACGGCGAGCGGCTCAGTTGTTTCCGTTGCGAGTGCCCGAGAGTTATCTGCGACGGATGCAACAAGGCAACCCGTCGGACCCATTGCTGCGTCAAGTTCTTCCGTTGGATGCCGAATTTGATGAGGTGCCGGGCTACGTCTCCGATCCCCTTGAAGAATCGGATTCGCACCTCGCCGCCGGGTTGTTGAAGAAATACTCCGGACGAGCTTTGATGATCGTCACCGGGCAATGTGCCATCCACTGCCGATACTGCTTCCGCCGTCACTATCCGTATGCCGAGGAACCTCAAGGGCTTACGGCATGGGAACCGGCGATTGCCGCTATCGAGGCTGACACGGAACTTCGGGAAATCTTGCTCAGTGGCGGCGATCCACTGATGCTCTCTGACCGCAAACTGCATTGGTTGACCGATCGACTCGACGCCATTCCGCATTTGCAACGCCTTAGAATCCACACCCGCTTGCCGATCGTCTTACCCAGCCGCATTACAGCGGAGTTGATCAGTTGGCTACAAAATCTCCGAATGACGCCGTTCGTGGTGGTTCACGCCAATCATCCGCAGGAAATTCAAGCGGATTGTGCGGACTCACTACGCACATTAGTCCGCTCAGGCATCCCCGTATTGAACCAATCGGTGTTATTGCAAGGCGTCAATGACAACGTTGACGCACTGACGGAATTGTCCGAACGGCTCACGAACTTGGGCGTCATCCCGTATTATTTGCATCAGACAGATCACGTCGCCGGGACCGCCCACTTCGCGGTGGACGAAACGAAAGGCCTGGAATTGATCGCCGAGATGCGACGACGACTCCCCGGCTATGCCGTCCCGACATTCGTGCAAGAACTGCCGGGAGAGATGCATAAACTTCCGTTAAGCCCGTGA